Proteins encoded together in one Festucalex cinctus isolate MCC-2025b chromosome 8, RoL_Fcin_1.0, whole genome shotgun sequence window:
- the mrps16 gene encoding small ribosomal subunit protein bS16m: MVHLSSQLLRRYHGGYVVIRMALAGHKQANRPFYRIVAALNKRARDGKYIEQLGTYDPLPNVHNEKLVSFNSDRLKYWLGCGAHPTKPVAKLLGLAGFFPLHPMTVTEAERRRAQAARTEGETEKNLEAEA; encoded by the exons ATGGTACATTTGT CGTCGCAGCTCTTAAGGCGGTACCACGGGGGTTATGTGGTCATCCGCATGGCTCTGGCGGGCCACAAGCAAGCCAACAGACCCTTCTACCGCATCGTGGCGGCCCTCAACAAGCGAGCGCGGGACGGCAAGTACATCGAGCAGCTGGGCACGTACGACCCGCTGCCCAACGTGCACAACGAGAAACTGGTCAGCTTCAACTCGGACCGCCTCAAGTACTGGCTCGGCTGCGGGGCGCACCCGACCAAGCCGGTGGCCAAACTTCTAG GTTTAGCCGGGTTCTTCCCCCTCCATCCCATGACGGTGACGGAGGCGGAGCGTCGGCGAGCCCAAGCTGCGCGGACGGAAGGGGAAACGGAAAAAAATCTGGAGGCGGAAGCGTGA
- the LOC144024215 gene encoding uncharacterized protein LOC144024215 has protein sequence MLFMKLRALLKKTDPREDVTESPRGVLATSRAQYAYDNNATQIHWLNTRLDGKLTQILEDGDNIRQISRAFANASVLLKEVVSPTPQINDITDILPFVNCSTFVNYTPEVIDGQWQCVGPCKTAPDYCSGHGECLNDILSGAVCRCYESNIRQYYGQRCDLFRWGPAFYGAIFGSLAAALLLLTIVLLVVFLVKKGRSGMWKRDDFRGFLEFEEDYFDFTDTEFGTGGSLHG, from the exons ATGCTATTCATGAAG TTGCGAGCTCTGCTGAAGAAAACCGATCCCCGAGAGGACGTCACCGAGTC GCCGAGAGGCGTTTTGGCCACGAGCCGAGCTCAGTACGCTTACGACAACAACGCCACGCAGATCCACTGGCTCAACACTCGACTCGATGGGAAGTTGACGCAAATCCTGGAGGACGGCGACAACATCCGGCAGATCTCGCGAGCCTTCGCCAACGCCAGCGTGCTGCTCAAGGAAGTCGTCTCCCCGACGCCGCAGATTAACG ACATCACGGACATCCTGCCCTTCGTCAACTGCTCTACGTTTGTGAATTACACCCCCGAGGTGATTGACGGTCAGTGGCAGTGCGTCGGACCCTGCAAGACGGCACCGGACTACTGCAGCGGACACGGGGAATGTCTCAATGATATTCTCTCAGGGGCCGTGTGCAG ATGCTACGAGTCAAACATAAGGCAGTACTACGGCCAACGATGCGACCTCTTCCGCTGGGGTCCGGCCTTCTATGGAGCTATATTCGGATCACTGGCAGCGGCCCTGCTACTCCTCACGATCGTCCTTCTGGTTGTCTTCTTGGTCAAAAAGGGGCGTTCTGGGATGTG GAAAAGGGATGACTTCAGAGGATTTCTAGAGTTTGAGGAAGACTACTTTGACTTCACAGACACAG AATTTGGGACTGGCGGGTCCTTACACGGCTGA